GCAGACGACCTGAGGCCCTGCGGCGAACGCCCGTCGAACGGGCGCCGCGTCTACCGTCAGCCCTTCCCGTGACGGTAGGGGTCGGCGGTGGTGAGACGCTCCCCCGCCGCGGTCTCGGCGCGAACGAAGAGGCGCTTGTTGGCGCGCGGCAGGCGGTCGAACGTGGACCGCTCCATCACGAGCGGCTGCTGCACCGTGTAGTTTCGCGCATCGGTGAACCACGGACGGTAGTAGGCGTTGTAGAGCATGGGACGCACCGTCTCGGAGACATTGGCGAGCCCCTGATGCTGCAGCCGGAGATCGAACAGCAGGCACCCGCCCGCCTTGATCATCGGATCGTCGACAGGCGCGCGCTGCGCGGCGCGATCGCCCATGCGGTGGCTGCCCACCCACATCCGCGTTGTGCCTGTGCGCGCATCGAGGTCGACGAGCGGAATCATCATGGTCACGGCGAAGGTGGGCATGGTCGCATTCACGGCTTCTTCGAAGAGCAGCGGATGATCACGGTGCACGTGCTGGGCCTCGGCGCCCGGCAGGGAGACCACCGCCCCGAACACGCCCATGATGCAGTGCTGCCCGAGGATCTCCTGCAAGATGGGAAAGACGAGCGGATGCGCATACAGATGCGGACTGTCGAACGGAGATTCAACGGCCACCGTGATCTGCGTGCGACGGTGGCCGATGGTCAGCGCGTCGGCGTGGCGCTCGCCGCTCAGGTACCGGCCGTAGCGCTCGCGCCACGCAGCGTTGAGCGACGCGAT
The Pseudomonadota bacterium DNA segment above includes these coding regions:
- a CDS encoding phytanoyl-CoA dioxygenase; the encoded protein is MTCPPSWSRRRCVTSERVPVFAFTDAEKADGGPSFDTLRQATEAFWTCGCVGFENAFDPAVIASLNAAWRERYGRYLSGERHADALTIGHRRTQITVAVESPFDSPHLYAHPLVFPILQEILGQHCIMGVFGAVVSLPGAEAQHVHRDHPLLFEEAVNATMPTFAVTMMIPLVDLDARTGTTRMWVGSHRMGDRAAQRAPVDDPMIKAGGCLLFDLRLQHQGLANVSETVRPMLYNAYYRPWFTDARNYTVQQPLVMERSTFDRLPRANKRLFVRAETAAGERLTTADPYRHGKG